A single genomic interval of Adhaeribacter pallidiroseus harbors:
- a CDS encoding SusC/RagA family TonB-linked outer membrane protein — MKNFTLKHCPFICILLIGGPALASTSPSAVIANANLSAKGSAAVVVSKSTLPDWQITGKVSAANGEALPGVTVLVKGTTIGATTAPDGTYSLNVPEKAATLVFSFIGYATQEKEITGPGTVNMTLADDTKALQEVVVVGYGTQKKSQVTGAISSVSAKEISELPITNPQQALQGRAAGVEVLSQGNSPGGGVNVRIRGRRSFNAGNDPLYVVDGIPLSGDINDINPQDIESMEVLKDASSTAIYGSRGANGVVIITTKRGVPGKVSISYDGYFGINKIINQYDVMNGAEFAEYKRESRRTTGKYNDADPVASDKAIFDAVELQGIAQGRSTNYQDYITRTGTQQSHQLGISGGSEKTRYSVSFNHFFEKGVTIGQDFTRDNIRISLDQQISDKLKFGVTMMGSLGKLNIGPNPFGVSLRENPLGSPYDINGNLLFRNTSDGAQTNPLLEVVPNAVINENRRGRIFASLFAEYQIAKGLSYRLNFGPDYSARRSGQFQASLTNARSGGTPFAQNDNNYLFSYTLENILNYSRKFNEVHDLNVTGLFSVQKERREFYQIRASGLTSARQLFYKLSHAPNIEGIDSDLNESGLLSYMGRVNYGFRDKYLLTLTTRIDGSSKFAGETGLFGDTKKYGFFPSAAIGWRISEESFIKNISFIDNLKLRASYGLTGNQGIGAYATQGALNRTTYAFGTSGAFGYSPRALVNPDLRWETTATTNVGLDFGFINNRVSGSVEVYQQNTFDLLMPRNLPFTSGYGSVLQNVGKSKNSGLEIAVSTVNVDMGGNGFKWTTDINFNSNKEQIVEIYNGKKDDVGSLYFIGQPLTVYYDYEKLGIWQTSEKDQALLYKQAPGEIKVKDQNNDGAINALDRVILGSDIPDWSGGITNRFSYKGIDFSFFIFTRQGSLIQSDLYNNLNFLAGRYNNMDVDYWTPNNPTNAFPRPNQNQERPLYNTTMSYYDGSFTKIRNISLGYNIPAAISEKLKMSSLRVYASAQNPFIFSNYGNNLDPEQARGRSNDREQSNLISIGTPSARLIMFGLNAKF, encoded by the coding sequence ATGAAAAATTTTACTCTTAAACATTGTCCATTTATTTGCATTTTGTTAATAGGTGGTCCTGCATTGGCTAGCACATCGCCATCTGCTGTAATCGCCAATGCAAACCTTTCTGCAAAAGGTAGTGCTGCGGTGGTAGTTTCAAAATCAACGCTTCCGGACTGGCAAATAACAGGTAAAGTATCTGCAGCTAACGGAGAAGCTTTGCCGGGAGTAACCGTATTAGTAAAGGGAACTACTATTGGAGCTACTACTGCTCCTGACGGAACTTATTCCTTGAATGTGCCGGAAAAAGCAGCTACCTTAGTATTTTCTTTTATTGGTTATGCTACCCAGGAGAAAGAAATAACGGGCCCGGGAACCGTGAACATGACCCTCGCCGACGATACTAAAGCTTTACAGGAAGTAGTAGTAGTGGGCTATGGTACGCAAAAGAAGAGCCAGGTAACCGGCGCTATCTCTTCGGTTTCGGCAAAAGAAATTTCGGAATTGCCCATTACTAATCCGCAGCAAGCTTTGCAAGGCCGAGCGGCGGGGGTAGAGGTTTTAAGCCAGGGGAATAGCCCGGGGGGCGGCGTAAACGTGCGTATCCGGGGGCGGCGTTCTTTTAATGCCGGTAACGACCCGCTGTATGTAGTAGACGGTATTCCGCTTTCTGGCGACATTAACGACATTAATCCCCAGGATATTGAATCCATGGAAGTATTAAAAGATGCTTCTTCTACGGCTATTTACGGGTCCAGAGGGGCGAATGGGGTAGTAATTATAACTACCAAAAGAGGTGTGCCCGGCAAAGTGAGTATTTCTTACGATGGCTATTTTGGTATCAATAAAATCATCAACCAGTATGATGTTATGAACGGGGCGGAATTTGCCGAATACAAACGGGAATCGCGCCGGACAACTGGTAAATACAACGATGCCGATCCGGTAGCCTCCGATAAAGCTATTTTTGATGCGGTGGAGTTACAAGGCATTGCGCAGGGCCGTTCTACTAACTACCAAGATTATATTACCCGTACGGGTACCCAGCAAAGTCACCAGTTAGGCATTTCGGGTGGTTCCGAAAAAACGCGGTATTCTGTTTCTTTTAATCATTTTTTTGAAAAAGGCGTAACCATCGGGCAGGATTTTACCCGCGACAATATCCGAATTTCTCTGGATCAGCAAATCAGCGATAAGCTTAAGTTTGGGGTAACCATGATGGGCAGTTTAGGTAAGTTAAACATTGGGCCTAACCCATTTGGTGTTTCGTTGCGCGAAAATCCATTGGGTTCGCCTTATGATATTAATGGTAACTTGCTTTTCCGGAATACGTCGGATGGCGCTCAGACTAATCCTTTGTTGGAAGTAGTGCCCAATGCCGTTATCAACGAAAACCGCCGGGGCCGTATTTTTGCCAGTTTATTCGCCGAATACCAAATTGCAAAAGGCCTGTCTTATCGCTTAAACTTTGGTCCGGATTATTCCGCTCGCAGAAGTGGTCAGTTTCAAGCCAGTCTTACTAATGCGCGGTCCGGCGGTACCCCGTTTGCTCAGAACGATAATAATTATTTGTTCTCTTATACTCTGGAAAATATCCTGAATTACTCTAGAAAGTTTAATGAGGTTCATGATTTAAATGTTACCGGATTATTTTCCGTTCAGAAAGAGCGCCGCGAGTTTTACCAGATCCGGGCCAGTGGTTTAACTTCCGCCCGACAGTTATTTTACAAACTATCGCATGCCCCTAATATTGAAGGCATTGACAGCGACCTGAACGAAAGTGGTTTATTATCTTACATGGGCCGGGTAAACTACGGCTTCCGGGATAAATACCTGTTAACGTTAACTACCCGGATTGATGGTTCTTCTAAATTTGCCGGCGAAACGGGCTTATTTGGGGATACGAAGAAATACGGTTTCTTCCCTTCCGCAGCTATTGGCTGGCGGATTAGCGAGGAATCATTTATAAAAAATATCTCGTTTATCGATAATTTAAAATTAAGAGCGAGCTACGGCTTAACCGGGAACCAGGGGATAGGCGCTTATGCTACCCAAGGCGCGTTAAACCGCACCACCTATGCTTTTGGCACTTCTGGCGCGTTTGGTTACTCTCCTCGAGCCTTAGTAAATCCGGATTTACGCTGGGAAACTACCGCTACCACCAACGTGGGCTTAGATTTTGGCTTTATCAATAACCGGGTGTCGGGTTCCGTAGAAGTGTACCAGCAAAATACCTTTGATTTGCTGATGCCGCGTAACCTGCCCTTTACCAGTGGTTACGGCAGCGTTTTGCAGAACGTAGGTAAAAGCAAAAATTCTGGTTTAGAAATAGCAGTTTCTACTGTAAACGTGGATATGGGCGGAAATGGTTTTAAATGGACTACTGATATTAATTTCAACTCCAACAAAGAACAAATTGTCGAAATTTATAACGGGAAAAAAGACGATGTAGGCAGCTTGTACTTTATTGGCCAACCCTTAACCGTTTACTATGATTATGAAAAATTAGGCATCTGGCAAACCAGTGAAAAAGATCAGGCTTTACTGTATAAGCAAGCACCCGGGGAAATAAAAGTAAAAGACCAAAATAACGATGGTGCTATTAATGCTTTAGACCGGGTAATACTAGGCTCCGATATTCCGGATTGGTCCGGCGGTATTACCAACCGGTTTAGTTACAAAGGCATTGATTTCTCTTTCTTTATTTTTACCCGCCAGGGTAGTTTGATTCAGAGCGATTTATACAATAACCTGAACTTTTTAGCGGGTCGTTACAATAACATGGACGTAGACTACTGGACGCCGAACAACCCAACTAATGCCTTCCCACGGCCTAATCAGAACCAGGAACGCCCTTTATATAATACCACTATGTCTTACTATGATGGTTCTTTCACCAAAATACGGAACATAAGTTTGGGCTATAATATTCCTGCCGCGATCAGTGAAAAATTAAAAATGTCTTCACTGCGGGTGTATGCCAGTGCACAAAACCCTTTTATTTTCTCTAATTACGGCAATAACCTGGATCCGGAACAAGCCCGGGGGCGCAGCAACGACCGGGAACAATCCAACCTGATCAGCATTGGTACGCCATCTGCCCGATTGATTATGTTTGGGTTAAACGCTAAATTTTAA
- a CDS encoding ABC transporter permease, which produces MSPQQNKTGKWRWPERLAGGYLLLFLLMAVVVPATGLIQHPYENTQSGPSYQPPYIFSFSTSGNSTNIYWLGTDRVGQDVLAILIFGARTALVVSLPAMLLATIMGVVLGSLAGFWGNSGIRVSVAACVLGLSGLLAAGYYAFCVRQVHWLNAFQSGTFSILQELGIAFTIFTGFGIIGWLLTTVAIKIGLKKTITLPIDHFVLRAIEITGAIPRLLLIMCLIAFAKPALVNVVVLAALTYWTSIARLVRGELLQVKELPYIEAAQVAGIANWRILLKQALPNALPPVIVAIAFGLGNLISLEATLSYLGIGIPAYEASWGKLIKGILQNPKAWWLVVFPALTLCFTILSLQIMAERLLKKLSPRQQQF; this is translated from the coding sequence ATGAGCCCTCAGCAAAATAAAACAGGCAAATGGCGATGGCCGGAACGGTTAGCCGGAGGCTATTTGCTATTATTTTTACTGATGGCGGTGGTTGTTCCGGCTACCGGTCTTATTCAGCATCCGTACGAAAACACCCAATCCGGACCCTCTTATCAGCCTCCTTACATTTTTTCATTCAGTACGTCTGGTAATAGCACCAATATTTACTGGTTAGGTACGGATAGGGTAGGGCAGGATGTGCTGGCAATTTTAATTTTTGGTGCCCGAACGGCTTTAGTAGTAAGCTTACCGGCTATGCTTTTAGCAACTATCATGGGGGTAGTGTTGGGTAGTTTAGCGGGCTTTTGGGGCAATTCGGGAATACGGGTATCCGTAGCTGCATGTGTCTTGGGGTTAAGCGGGTTATTGGCCGCCGGTTATTATGCTTTCTGTGTCCGGCAGGTACATTGGTTAAATGCCTTTCAATCAGGTACATTTTCAATACTACAGGAGTTGGGTATAGCTTTTACTATTTTTACCGGGTTTGGTATAATAGGGTGGTTGCTGACAACGGTAGCAATTAAAATTGGGTTAAAAAAAACAATCACTTTGCCTATTGATCATTTCGTTCTCCGAGCTATCGAAATTACGGGAGCTATTCCGCGTTTATTGCTGATTATGTGCCTGATTGCTTTTGCAAAACCCGCCTTAGTTAATGTGGTAGTTTTGGCTGCTTTAACCTACTGGACCAGCATTGCCCGATTAGTACGCGGAGAATTACTGCAGGTAAAAGAACTTCCTTATATTGAAGCAGCCCAAGTAGCCGGTATAGCTAATTGGCGCATTCTTTTAAAACAAGCTTTACCTAACGCGTTGCCGCCGGTAATTGTAGCTATCGCTTTTGGCTTAGGAAACTTAATAAGCCTGGAAGCTACTTTATCTTATTTAGGCATTGGCATACCTGCTTATGAAGCCAGTTGGGGGAAATTAATAAAGGGTATTTTGCAAAACCCCAAAGCTTGGTGGTTAGTGGTTTTTCCGGCTTTAACCTTGTGCTTTACCATTTTGTCGCTGCAAATAATGGCAGAACGCCTCCTGAAAAAACTTTCTCCCCGGCAGCAGCAATTTTAA
- a CDS encoding ABC transporter permease has product MVQYALKRLLWLIPTLWLICSLVFFLSKAVPGTCLDWQRGEFGQSMSRGLVNNSRTIQPIKPLFYFSVRSKAEPDTLYRMQPVTHRAFLKRLALLNANWPSVAAFYQTLTLLQNSLVQLPVVTTADKQVLSYQLESVFSLSNKHVIQQALLRIENQAIARHYPKAYIQKIKVGQQQFKNITAQVTVSGVLIPVVAWHGFDNEYHLWFKNFIRGNLGISCRNQLPVNQVIAESFANTFFISVLSLGLIFFLAVELSIWLSKAAQFHSRQIVLAVLYSLDSVPLFIIALTLITLLASTSYLNLFPVFGLGPAAIPDEPTYVTWLYQLPYLALPIISLTLASLPHVTGQIYQAIQQLQQRDFVLTAKAKGLSERVVLRRHVWRNALLPVITLFTGFLPALITGAVIIEIIFAIPGMGNLLHQTVQTRDFPVLTGIVLYLGLIKVVAHIIADILYFLADPRIRIQP; this is encoded by the coding sequence ATGGTGCAGTACGCCCTGAAACGTTTGCTGTGGCTAATACCAACACTGTGGCTGATCTGTTCTCTCGTTTTTTTCCTGAGTAAAGCTGTTCCGGGTACTTGTCTTGATTGGCAACGGGGGGAGTTTGGACAATCCATGAGCAGGGGGCTAGTGAACAATAGTCGTACTATCCAACCAATTAAGCCGCTTTTCTACTTTTCCGTACGATCCAAGGCCGAGCCTGATACGTTGTACCGGATGCAGCCAGTAACCCACCGGGCTTTTTTAAAAAGATTAGCTTTATTAAACGCTAACTGGCCTTCCGTAGCTGCTTTTTACCAAACCCTAACACTGCTGCAAAATAGTCTGGTCCAACTGCCCGTAGTTACAACCGCTGATAAACAAGTGCTTAGCTATCAACTGGAATCTGTTTTTAGTTTATCGAATAAACATGTAATACAACAAGCTTTGCTCCGGATCGAAAATCAGGCAATTGCCCGGCATTATCCCAAAGCTTATATTCAAAAAATAAAGGTCGGGCAGCAGCAATTTAAAAATATCACCGCTCAAGTTACGGTATCGGGGGTTCTGATTCCAGTGGTGGCTTGGCACGGTTTCGATAACGAATACCATTTGTGGTTTAAAAACTTTATCCGGGGTAACTTAGGCATCTCTTGTCGAAATCAGTTACCCGTTAACCAGGTTATAGCCGAATCTTTTGCGAATACTTTTTTTATTTCTGTTTTAAGTTTAGGGTTGATTTTTTTTCTCGCTGTGGAGCTAAGTATCTGGTTAAGCAAAGCCGCACAGTTTCATTCGCGCCAAATTGTTTTAGCTGTTTTGTACAGTCTGGATAGTGTGCCGCTTTTTATAATTGCTTTAACGCTGATTACTTTACTGGCCAGTACGAGTTATTTAAATCTTTTTCCCGTTTTTGGTTTGGGGCCAGCTGCCATACCAGATGAACCCACTTATGTAACTTGGCTGTATCAACTGCCTTATTTAGCCTTGCCAATTATTAGTTTAACCTTGGCCAGTTTGCCCCATGTTACTGGCCAGATATACCAAGCCATTCAGCAATTACAGCAACGCGACTTTGTACTAACGGCTAAAGCAAAAGGTTTATCCGAACGGGTAGTTTTAAGGCGGCACGTGTGGCGGAATGCTTTATTACCGGTTATTACTTTGTTTACCGGTTTTTTGCCGGCTTTAATAACCGGAGCAGTTATTATCGAAATTATTTTTGCCATTCCGGGAATGGGCAATTTGCTGCACCAAACCGTACAAACGCGCGATTTTCCCGTTTTAACGGGTATTGTGCTGTATTTAGGGTTAATAAAAGTAGTAGCCCATATTATAGCCGATATTCTGTATTTTTTAGCTGATCCCCGTATCAGAATACAACCCTGA
- a CDS encoding ABC transporter substrate-binding protein, translating to MRVRLFFYFLILHFFIQACRPAGNKEEVVVRTAADPESLNPISFTTANTAQIVALLYQSLLTIDLQDQQLKPLLAEQLPTVVQAKDKSFITYRLRNEAVWDNNKPITAQDVAFTLKVIKAPLVNNETMRAALEYVHDIKLDATDPKKFTIECDSYTPNMSWEIGDFAILPAYVVDPQQLLEKFTLPELENQYDSLKSHPKIKAFAAWFNSARFTRDTAYLKGSGGYRLSDWKTGQYVKLKKKQHWWAERLSPSLAYITAYPAQINFQIVPDNTTALLALNNEQLDVYAGIPATSFVQLQSEASFQKKYALYTPSTYDFTFIGINGRHEKFADKRTRQAIGYLLDIPRMIQVSMGSFAVPTVGIVNPADKIYYNDSLRPYTLNLAEARRLLHAAGWTEKNKGWQKLINGQIIPLTITFNYKEGNSEFENIAFIFRQAAAKLNIPVNVQPVEAGLLNKRIQAQDFEVAVRYLSGNPGIFNFRPILHTENADLQEQNFTGFGTPESDRLIENISETTDQKKRVALLRKLQKVMQEESNLLFLYFNTDRIAIHKRFTNFKISAAKPGYDISSFQLKSD from the coding sequence ATGAGAGTAAGACTTTTTTTCTACTTTCTAATACTGCATTTTTTCATACAAGCTTGTCGGCCTGCGGGAAACAAAGAAGAGGTAGTAGTGCGGACCGCCGCCGATCCGGAATCTTTAAATCCTATTTCCTTTACTACTGCCAATACAGCCCAGATAGTGGCTTTATTATACCAATCGCTGCTGACGATTGATTTGCAGGATCAGCAATTAAAGCCGTTGTTGGCCGAACAGCTCCCAACGGTAGTGCAGGCAAAAGATAAATCGTTTATAACGTACCGTTTGCGTAACGAAGCTGTTTGGGATAACAACAAGCCCATTACGGCGCAGGATGTAGCTTTTACTTTAAAGGTAATTAAAGCTCCGCTGGTAAACAATGAAACAATGCGAGCTGCTTTGGAATATGTGCACGACATAAAGTTAGATGCTACGGATCCCAAAAAATTTACGATTGAGTGCGACAGTTACACGCCCAATATGAGTTGGGAAATTGGTGATTTTGCCATTCTGCCGGCTTACGTAGTAGATCCGCAGCAATTATTAGAGAAGTTTACGCTGCCAGAATTAGAGAACCAATACGATTCGTTAAAGAGCCATCCTAAAATAAAAGCTTTCGCCGCGTGGTTTAACAGTGCCCGCTTTACCCGCGACACGGCTTATCTAAAAGGAAGCGGCGGGTATAGATTAAGCGATTGGAAAACCGGACAGTATGTAAAATTAAAAAAGAAGCAGCACTGGTGGGCCGAGCGCCTATCGCCTTCCCTGGCCTATATCACAGCTTATCCCGCCCAGATTAATTTCCAGATTGTTCCGGATAATACAACGGCGCTACTGGCCTTGAATAATGAGCAGTTAGATGTGTATGCCGGCATACCGGCTACTAGTTTTGTGCAACTGCAATCCGAAGCCTCCTTTCAAAAAAAATACGCCCTTTATACGCCCAGTACCTACGATTTTACTTTTATCGGCATAAACGGCCGCCACGAAAAGTTTGCGGATAAGCGTACCCGCCAGGCGATTGGCTATTTATTAGATATTCCCAGAATGATTCAGGTATCGATGGGGAGTTTTGCCGTACCTACCGTAGGTATTGTAAATCCGGCGGATAAGATTTACTATAACGATAGTCTCCGGCCGTATACTTTAAACTTAGCCGAAGCCCGTCGATTGTTACATGCCGCTGGTTGGACAGAAAAAAACAAGGGTTGGCAAAAACTGATAAATGGCCAGATCATTCCATTAACCATTACTTTTAATTATAAAGAGGGTAATTCTGAATTTGAAAATATTGCTTTTATTTTCCGGCAGGCTGCGGCCAAGTTAAACATACCGGTAAATGTGCAGCCGGTAGAGGCTGGCTTGCTAAATAAAAGAATTCAGGCGCAAGATTTTGAAGTTGCTGTCCGGTACCTCTCCGGTAATCCGGGAATTTTTAATTTCCGACCAATTCTTCACACCGAAAATGCTGATCTCCAGGAACAAAACTTTACTGGTTTTGGTACTCCTGAAAGCGACAGGTTGATTGAAAATATCAGTGAAACTACCGATCAGAAAAAAAGGGTTGCTTTACTCCGCAAACTTCAAAAAGTAATGCAGGAAGAGAGTAATTTGCTTTTCTTATATTTTAACACCGATCGCATTGCCATTCATAAACGCTTTACTAATTTTAAAATATCAGCGGCTAAGCCAGGCTACGATATCAGTTCCTTTCAATTAAAAAGCGATTAG
- a CDS encoding S41 family peptidase: protein MKKYTSSLYRKFIYSCLVLLVIGVSFGFTDRYFEIAKNLDTFATIYRQLNSNYVDEVNPSGLIQEGIQAMLASLDPYTEYIPESDMEDFRMNYVSKQYAGIGISVFTRKDKIIVSESYDNFSAQRADIRAGDELVSINNIPVNGRSSSQVSDMLKGQKNTPVKIIIKRLGENQLLEKTILRETITFKNVSYAGLLQDNIGYIKLDKFLENSALEVKQSLLALKQQHHINALVLDLRGNGGGIVQESVDIVNLFVEKGKKIVTQKAKIKDKDMEYTATQRPVDPLIPLVILVDRGSASASEIVAGAIQDLDRGTIIGSRTFGKGLVQQTINLPYNSLLKVTVAKYYTPSGRCIQALDYTHRNQDGSVRKISDSLMAEYKTANGRSVYDGSGIYPDLITKEKTYHNVAYSLISKSLHFDYATRYRAAHASIPSARTFSLSNADYQEFIKYLADKEYSYSTKSEKNLEELKTIAEKEKYFDEIKEEYSALKNKLAQNKKEDLSRCQDEIKEILESEIVSRYYFQKGRLEASFRTDADIREAIKTLADKNLYTAILKGQGSYKIIGKPKMDALVNAGSRPINNN from the coding sequence ATGAAAAAATATACATCGTCATTGTACCGCAAATTTATTTATAGTTGCTTGGTGCTGTTGGTTATTGGGGTTTCTTTTGGTTTCACAGACCGGTATTTTGAGATAGCTAAAAACCTGGATACGTTCGCTACTATTTACCGGCAATTAAACAGCAATTACGTTGACGAGGTAAATCCTTCGGGCTTAATCCAGGAAGGCATACAAGCCATGCTTGCTTCCCTGGATCCCTACACCGAATACATTCCCGAATCGGATATGGAGGATTTTAGAATGAATTACGTGAGCAAGCAATACGCCGGCATTGGTATTTCGGTATTTACCCGTAAAGATAAAATTATTGTTTCGGAGTCGTATGATAACTTTTCGGCGCAACGGGCAGATATTCGGGCCGGAGATGAGCTAGTATCTATCAATAACATTCCGGTTAACGGACGCAGCAGCAGCCAGGTAAGCGATATGCTAAAAGGGCAAAAAAATACTCCCGTTAAAATAATCATCAAACGACTAGGAGAAAACCAGCTTTTAGAAAAAACCATTCTGCGCGAAACAATTACGTTTAAAAACGTTTCGTATGCCGGCCTTTTACAAGATAACATCGGGTACATCAAGCTCGATAAATTTTTAGAAAATTCGGCCTTAGAGGTAAAACAATCTTTACTTGCCTTAAAACAGCAGCACCATATCAATGCTTTAGTGCTGGACCTGCGCGGCAACGGGGGGGGCATTGTGCAGGAATCCGTGGATATCGTAAATTTATTTGTAGAAAAAGGTAAAAAAATTGTCACGCAGAAAGCCAAAATAAAAGATAAGGATATGGAGTATACGGCTACCCAGCGGCCAGTAGACCCATTGATTCCCTTGGTTATTCTCGTAGACCGGGGTTCGGCATCGGCTTCCGAAATTGTAGCCGGGGCCATTCAGGATTTAGACCGGGGAACGATTATTGGCAGCCGTACTTTTGGGAAAGGTTTGGTGCAGCAAACCATTAATTTGCCTTATAATTCTTTACTAAAGGTTACTGTAGCCAAGTATTACACGCCCAGTGGACGTTGTATTCAGGCCCTGGATTACACCCATCGCAACCAAGATGGCAGTGTCCGGAAAATATCGGATTCGCTTATGGCGGAATACAAAACCGCTAATGGCCGTTCGGTTTACGATGGAAGCGGCATTTACCCGGATTTAATTACTAAAGAAAAAACTTACCATAACGTAGCCTATAGTTTAATTAGTAAATCGTTGCATTTTGATTATGCCACGCGTTACCGGGCTGCGCACGCTTCTATACCGAGTGCTCGTACGTTTAGTTTAAGCAATGCCGATTACCAGGAATTTATAAAATACCTGGCCGATAAAGAATACAGTTATTCTACCAAGAGCGAAAAGAACTTGGAAGAGTTAAAAACCATTGCCGAGAAAGAAAAATACTTTGATGAGATTAAAGAAGAATACAGCGCTTTAAAAAACAAGCTGGCGCAAAACAAAAAAGAAGATTTAAGCCGCTGCCAGGACGAGATAAAGGAGATACTGGAAAGCGAGATTGTATCGCGGTATTATTTCCAGAAAGGGCGTTTGGAAGCTTCCTTTCGGACAGACGCGGATATAAGAGAAGCAATTAAAACCCTGGCCGATAAAAATTTATACACCGCAATATTAAAAGGCCAGGGCTCTTATAAAATAATTGGCAAACCCAAAATGGATGCTCTGGTAAATGCCGGTTCGCGACCAATTAATAATAATTAA
- a CDS encoding response regulator transcription factor → MAHLLLVEDDENLSFLIQDNLEQQGYTVQLCRDGATALQAFARQTFDLCILDVMLPVLDGFTLAQEIRKINTRVPILFLTAKAQPEDRIQGLRLGADDYVTKPFRLEELNLRLKAILKRTAVSTPAKPQNDSFVYFGECRLDYANLLLWVQDQKLQLTQKEADVLRMLGLQLNTIVKRDVILKTVWQDNGYFVARSMDVFISKLRKYLRPDSTLKISTIHGVGYKLEEIPVS, encoded by the coding sequence ATGGCGCATTTATTACTCGTGGAAGACGACGAAAATTTAAGTTTTTTGATCCAAGATAACCTGGAACAACAAGGGTATACTGTGCAATTATGCCGCGATGGCGCTACTGCTTTACAAGCCTTTGCCCGGCAAACTTTTGATCTTTGTATTTTGGATGTGATGTTGCCCGTGCTCGATGGATTTACGCTGGCCCAGGAAATCCGGAAAATAAACACCCGCGTGCCCATTCTATTTTTAACGGCTAAAGCCCAGCCCGAAGACCGGATTCAGGGTTTACGGCTGGGCGCCGACGATTATGTAACCAAACCCTTCCGGCTCGAAGAACTAAACCTCCGCCTAAAGGCTATTCTCAAGCGAACTGCTGTTTCAACTCCCGCCAAACCGCAAAACGATTCTTTTGTTTATTTTGGCGAATGCCGGCTCGATTATGCCAATTTATTACTGTGGGTGCAAGATCAAAAACTGCAACTTACTCAAAAAGAAGCCGATGTACTCCGGATGCTGGGCTTGCAGCTAAACACCATTGTTAAACGCGACGTTATTTTAAAAACGGTTTGGCAGGATAATGGGTATTTTGTAGCCCGAAGCATGGATGTCTTTATCTCCAAACTCCGCAAGTACCTGCGACCAGATTCTACACTTAAAATTTCTACCATTCACGGCGTAGGCTACAAGCTCGAAGAAATACCTGTTTCTTAA